A genomic region of Papaver somniferum cultivar HN1 chromosome 7, ASM357369v1, whole genome shotgun sequence contains the following coding sequences:
- the LOC113296422 gene encoding uncharacterized protein LOC113296422 — MGGINNINRRDVIRKKVKQWKTTILVLKETKIQECNKVLAKQIWDKRSVKWVDAPSEGRSGGILCFWDEDKLVVEEVVIGIHSISLRCKFINSDFTWMFTGVYGPANPLDRKDLWRELEEIRSLWQLPWVLGGDFNKIRFMHERTSETEISTGMRRFNRFIVKYDLVDLPLNGDSFTWNNKNQVNNIRSRIDRIVVSSDWEEKFPAVIQIALPIPCSDHCPVAPIREGSAGFIFAKKIQILKFKLKTWSKIEFGDVDRKLEDLEEEFMHLDMEEETNGGLTEEQCDKRVLVQQNYCSIIGLVAEKWRARSRVDFLQNNDKNTKLFHKIASDRRRNHINKIKVDGRMTQEDKEIKKGIVNHFKKIFQDKPLGRPVMGDLKFIKIDEDMKQFLEQSISENEVYNAIKALGKTKASGTDGFQVLFYLKVWEIIKFDFMKVIHELQESGVLDWRFKNTL, encoded by the exons atggg GGGTATTAACAACATCAATAGAAGAGATGTCATTAGGAAGAAGGTGAAACAGTGGAAAACAACAATTCTAGTTcttaaagaaacaaaaattcaagAGTGTAATAAGGTTTTAGCTAAACAAATTTGGGATAAGAGAAGTGTTAAATGGGTTGATGCTCCTTCAGAAGGGAGATCAGGgggtattttatgtttttgggatgaggataAATTAGTTGTGGAGGAGGTGGTAATTGGTATTCATTCAATTAGCTTGAGATGCAAATTCATTAACTCCGATTTCACTTGGATGTTCACTGGGGTTTATGGTCCTGCAAATCCATTAGATCGAAAAGATTTGTGGAGAGAATTAGAAGAGATCAGAAGTTTATGGCAATTGCCATGGGTGTTAGgaggggattttaataaaattaGGTTTATGCATGAgagaacttcagaaactgaaattTCTACTGGCATGAGACGCTTCAATAGATTCATTGTTAAGTATGATTTGGTGGATTTACCACTTAATGGGGATTCCTTTACCTGGAACAACAAAAATCAAGTAAATAACATTAGAAGCAGAATCGACAGAATTGTCGTTTCTAGTGATTGGGAAGAGAAGTTTCCGGCAGTGATTCAAATTGCTCTCCCAATACCTTGTTCCGACCATTGCCCGGTGGCTCCAATTCGTGAAG GTTCAGCAGGCTTTATTTTCGCTAAGAAGATTCAAATTTTAAAGTTTAAACTCAAGACTTGGAGCAAGATAGAGTTTGGGGATGTGGACAGAAAACTAGAAGATTTGGAAGAAGAGTTTATGCATTTGGATATGGAGGAGGAAACTAATGGTGGTTTGACTGAAGAACAATGTGACAAGAGAGTCTTGGTTCAGCAAAATTATTGTAGTATTATTGGTTTGGTGGCTGAAAAATGGAGGGCTAGAAGTAGAGTGGATTTTCTTCAAAATAATGATAAGAACACTAAGTTGTTTCACAAGATTGCCTCCGACAGAAGAAGAAACCACATCAATAAAATCAAAGTAGATGGTAGAATGACTCAAGAGGATAAGGAAATCAAAAAAGGAATTGTCAATCACTTTAAGAAGATATTTCAAGATAAACCTCTTGGCAGACCAGTTATGGGTGACCTGAAATTTATCAAGATCGATGAAGATATGAAGCAATTCCTGGAGCAGTCAATTTCCGAGAATGAAGTATATAATGCTATTAAAGCCCTGGGGAAAACTAAAGCCTCAGGGACAGATGGTTTTCAAGTTCTGTTTTACCTGAAGGTTTGGGAGATTATTAAGTTTGACTTTATGAAAGTTATACATGAATTGCAAGAGTCAGGTGTTTTGGATTGGAGATTCAAGAATACTTTATAA